One Asticcacaulis sp. EMRT-3 DNA segment encodes these proteins:
- a CDS encoding TonB-dependent receptor — protein sequence MRAASETLRFNLDILGGGGDRVAERTNMMLTFRSTGPGDDYNGGMIPLNMKVDSNDVVTSATFANANMFLESDYYRDRNAYLSVNGSFEWDFADSWKLNGELAFMRSTYERDVTFLKYRTPFQSDVTATYENVDGNDVPTITTNVNLNDPNIGWQTFTGQTTMQRDKRNADTKGLHLDLSKELGDWTLKTGYAYDGYHRNINVIDLTQALKDAYAAAIPESDVSQYLTPMTRSIYSNGVSGGGFNKWVIPDFNKISKAVNYDALLKGPGTTSTGGSYNGAGAATIDEKVNGTYVMAAYKGDLFSVPVKSNFGARFVSTDQSVTAPSVIGGNIVYLTTKASYKDVLPSFNFVANVTEHMNLRFALSKTMTRANPALLTSSLGLDTSGSSGNTGNPNLKPFYSNNFDIGGEYYTGKAGYVGLTIFKKDIKNFTYNKINSVPFSSLGVDYSTLTENQQQGLALNAGTTWAAALANPSLVANANINLTQPTNLTQLMKLTGEEFMWVQPLDNLLSGLGFTTNYTHFSATPAQYAIGIPDYTYNVTAYYEHGGFSAHLSYVKVSQVVTGVPLQANNIILNAINAARHQIDLSASYKFKAYGLDQSITLDATNLDDQGFKSYDTYTNMTTGFQSPGQTIILGWRAQY from the coding sequence ATAAGAGCGGCTAGTGAAACCCTCAGATTCAATCTCGATATTCTGGGCGGCGGCGGTGACCGGGTTGCCGAACGCACCAATATGATGCTGACCTTCCGCAGCACAGGCCCAGGCGATGATTATAATGGCGGCATGATTCCCCTGAACATGAAGGTGGATTCGAATGATGTCGTTACCTCGGCCACCTTTGCCAATGCCAATATGTTCCTGGAATCCGATTATTATCGGGACAGGAACGCCTATCTGAGTGTCAACGGCAGCTTCGAATGGGATTTTGCCGATAGCTGGAAGCTGAACGGTGAACTGGCCTTCATGCGCTCGACCTACGAACGCGATGTCACCTTCCTCAAATATCGCACGCCGTTCCAAAGCGATGTCACAGCGACCTATGAAAATGTTGATGGAAACGACGTCCCCACCATCACGACCAATGTCAACCTGAACGACCCCAATATCGGTTGGCAGACTTTTACCGGCCAGACGACGATGCAGCGGGACAAGCGCAATGCCGACACCAAGGGCCTGCATCTCGATCTGAGTAAGGAATTGGGCGACTGGACATTAAAAACCGGTTACGCTTATGATGGCTACCATCGCAATATCAACGTGATCGATCTGACGCAGGCGCTCAAAGACGCTTACGCCGCCGCCATCCCGGAATCCGACGTTTCGCAATATCTCACACCCATGACGCGCTCTATCTATTCGAACGGTGTCAGCGGGGGTGGGTTTAACAAATGGGTCATTCCGGATTTCAACAAAATATCAAAAGCCGTCAACTATGACGCCCTGCTGAAAGGGCCGGGCACAACCTCGACGGGTGGCTCCTATAATGGTGCCGGGGCAGCGACGATCGATGAAAAGGTTAACGGCACCTATGTCATGGCCGCCTATAAGGGCGACTTGTTCAGCGTGCCGGTCAAATCCAATTTCGGGGCCCGCTTCGTCTCGACGGATCAGTCTGTCACGGCGCCGTCCGTTATTGGCGGCAATATTGTGTATCTGACAACCAAGGCCAGTTATAAAGACGTCCTGCCCTCGTTTAACTTCGTCGCCAACGTCACGGAGCATATGAATCTGCGCTTTGCCTTGTCAAAGACCATGACCCGCGCCAATCCGGCCTTGCTGACCTCATCGCTCGGCCTGGATACATCGGGTTCGTCCGGCAATACGGGTAATCCGAACCTGAAGCCCTTCTATTCGAACAATTTCGATATTGGCGGTGAATACTATACCGGTAAGGCGGGTTATGTCGGTCTGACCATCTTCAAGAAGGACATCAAGAACTTCACCTATAACAAGATCAATTCGGTGCCCTTCTCATCATTGGGCGTAGATTATTCAACCCTCACCGAAAACCAGCAACAGGGTCTGGCGCTCAATGCCGGCACAACCTGGGCGGCGGCCCTCGCCAATCCATCGCTGGTGGCCAATGCGAATATCAATCTGACGCAGCCGACCAACCTGACCCAGTTGATGAAACTGACGGGTGAGGAATTCATGTGGGTGCAGCCTCTCGATAATCTACTTTCGGGTCTCGGCTTTACGACAAACTACACCCATTTCAGTGCTACTCCGGCGCAGTATGCGATTGGTATTCCTGACTATACCTATAATGTCACGGCCTATTACGAGCACGGCGGCTTCTCTGCCCACCTGAGCTACGTCAAGGTCAGCCAGGTTGTGACAGGCGTACCCTTGCAGGCCAACAATATTATCCTAAACGCCATCAATGCCGCTCGTCACCAGATCGACCTGTCGGCATCATACAAGTTCAAGGCCTATGGTCTTGACCAGAGCATCACGCTTGACGCGACAAATCTGGATGATCAGGGCTTCAAGAGCTATGATACCTATACCAACATGACAACTGGCTTCCAAAGCCCTGGCCAGACCATCATTCTCGGATGGCGCGCCCAGTACTGA
- a CDS encoding MFS transporter, whose amino-acid sequence MTAQVSEPAISIQEKTATAIVLPVIVAVSFCHLLNDMMQSLLPAIYPNLQVRFGLSFAQIGLVTLAYQITASLLQPLVGLYADRSPTPLALPGGTMFTLAGLVVLSMAHSYGVLLAGACLLGVGSSVFHPESSRVVRMAAGGRHGLGQSLFQVGGNAGSALGPLAAAIVVVRLGQSSLALFALLALLACAVLWFVSRWYKHHGLARIHSAHGRETVVVPSKTALGGIAILLGLIFSKYVYLASITSYFTFYLIHRFHVSVENAQMHLFVFLAAVAVGTVAGGPLGDRFGRKYVIWFSILGTLPFTLLLPHASLFWTGPLSVIIGLILASAFPAIVVFAQELMPGKVGMISGLFFGFSFGMGGLGAAALGWLADQTGIETVYGVCAVLPAIGLMAAFLPDLRRKPARR is encoded by the coding sequence ATGACCGCTCAGGTCTCGGAACCCGCCATATCGATACAGGAAAAAACCGCCACGGCCATCGTGCTGCCGGTGATTGTGGCGGTCAGTTTCTGTCATCTGCTCAATGACATGATGCAGTCGCTTCTGCCCGCCATCTATCCGAATCTTCAGGTGCGCTTCGGCCTCAGCTTCGCGCAGATCGGCCTCGTCACCCTGGCCTATCAGATCACCGCCTCGTTGTTGCAGCCTCTGGTGGGGCTGTATGCTGACCGCAGCCCGACGCCGCTGGCCCTGCCGGGCGGCACCATGTTTACCCTGGCCGGTCTGGTCGTTTTGTCGATGGCGCACAGCTATGGCGTGCTGCTGGCGGGCGCGTGCCTGCTCGGCGTCGGCTCGTCGGTCTTTCACCCGGAATCGTCGCGCGTGGTGCGCATGGCGGCGGGCGGACGGCATGGGCTGGGTCAGTCCCTGTTTCAGGTCGGCGGCAATGCCGGTTCGGCCTTAGGCCCGCTGGCCGCCGCCATCGTGGTGGTGCGGCTGGGCCAGTCGAGCCTCGCCCTGTTCGCGCTGCTGGCCCTGCTGGCCTGCGCCGTTTTGTGGTTTGTCAGCCGCTGGTACAAGCACCACGGTCTGGCGCGCATCCACAGTGCCCACGGGCGCGAAACGGTGGTCGTGCCTTCAAAAACCGCCCTGGGCGGCATCGCCATCCTGCTGGGCCTGATCTTTTCGAAATATGTCTATCTGGCCAGCATCACCAGCTATTTCACCTTCTACCTCATCCACCGCTTCCATGTGTCCGTCGAAAACGCCCAGATGCACCTGTTCGTCTTTCTGGCCGCCGTCGCGGTGGGCACGGTGGCGGGCGGGCCGCTGGGCGACCGGTTCGGGCGCAAATATGTGATCTGGTTCTCGATCCTCGGCACCCTGCCTTTCACCCTGCTGCTGCCGCACGCCAGCCTGTTCTGGACGGGGCCCTTGAGCGTGATCATCGGCCTGATCCTGGCCTCGGCCTTCCCGGCCATCGTGGTGTTCGCGCAGGAGTTGATGCCGGGCAAGGTGGGCATGATTTCCGGCCTGTTCTTCGGCTTCTCGTTCGGCATGGGTGGTCTGGGCGCGGCGGCTCTGGGCTGGCTGGCCGACCAGACGGGCATTGAAACCGTGTATGGCGTCTGCGCCGTCCTGCCCGCCATCGGCCTGATGGCCGCCTTCCTGCCCGATCTGCGCAGAAAACCTGCCCGCCGGTGA
- the manD gene encoding D-mannonate dehydratase ManD: MKITATRVIVCSPGRNFVTLKIETDQGVYGIGDATLNGREKSVVAYLEDHVIPTLIGRDPRRIEDIWQYLYRGAYWRRGPVTMRAIAAVDVALWDIKAKMAGMPLYDLLGGRSRDGVLVYGHANGTDIAHTSEQVGHYRDLGYKAIRAQSGIPGVKGAYGVGRGDMYYEPADAALPTETLWNTASYLRFAPKLFEQLRADHGDDIHLLHDVHHRLTPIEAGRLGKDLEPYRLFWMEDATPAENQEAFRLIRQHTTTPLAVGEIFNTLWDAKDLISEQLIDYLRMTIVGSGGVTHLRRVADFAAVYQVRTGSHGATDLSPVTLGTAVHFDTWVPNFGIQEYMRHSPETDAVFPHDYRFADGYLYAGEAPGHGVDIDEKLAAKYPYAPKQLPIARLEDGSMWNW, translated from the coding sequence ATGAAAATTACCGCCACCCGCGTCATTGTCTGCTCGCCCGGACGCAATTTTGTCACGCTGAAGATCGAAACCGATCAGGGCGTCTATGGCATCGGCGACGCCACGCTGAATGGCCGCGAAAAGTCGGTTGTGGCCTATCTCGAAGACCACGTCATCCCCACCCTGATCGGTCGCGATCCGCGCCGCATCGAAGACATCTGGCAATATCTCTATCGCGGTGCCTATTGGCGCCGGGGGCCGGTCACCATGCGCGCCATAGCCGCCGTCGATGTGGCTTTGTGGGACATCAAGGCCAAGATGGCGGGTATGCCGCTCTATGATCTGCTGGGCGGGCGTTCGCGCGATGGCGTGCTGGTCTATGGCCACGCCAACGGCACGGACATCGCCCACACTTCCGAACAGGTCGGCCATTACCGCGACCTCGGCTATAAGGCGATCCGCGCCCAGTCGGGCATACCGGGCGTCAAGGGCGCTTATGGCGTTGGGCGCGGCGATATGTATTACGAGCCCGCCGATGCGGCCCTGCCCACCGAAACCCTGTGGAATACGGCGTCTTACCTGCGATTCGCGCCCAAACTGTTTGAACAATTGCGTGCCGATCATGGCGACGACATCCACCTGCTGCATGATGTCCACCATCGCCTGACCCCGATCGAGGCGGGCAGGCTGGGCAAGGATCTGGAGCCCTACCGCCTGTTCTGGATGGAAGACGCCACGCCCGCCGAAAATCAGGAGGCCTTCCGCCTGATCCGTCAACATACCACCACCCCTCTGGCCGTCGGGGAAATCTTCAATACGCTGTGGGACGCCAAGGATTTGATCAGCGAACAACTGATCGACTATCTGCGCATGACGATTGTCGGATCGGGCGGGGTGACGCACCTGCGCCGCGTGGCCGATTTCGCCGCCGTCTATCAGGTGCGCACCGGCAGCCACGGCGCTACCGATCTGTCGCCGGTGACGCTCGGCACCGCCGTCCATTTCGATACCTGGGTGCCCAATTTCGGCATTCAGGAATATATGCGCCATTCGCCCGAAACCGACGCGGTCTTCCCGCACGATTACCGCTTCGCCGACGGCTATCTCTATGCCGGTGAGGCCCCCGGTCACGGCGTTGACATCGATGAAAAGCTGGCGGCCAAATACCCATATGCGCCCAAGCAACTGCCGATTGCCCGCCTCGAAGATGGCAGCATGTGGAACTGGTAA
- a CDS encoding HAMP domain-containing protein, protein MLGIALTDFNNFDQVLDKDQSTVNELATVSQLRASLDIIQSETQALAARNGPPTRVLKSQLSSDLHPAIADLTAWEKGAQPTSLSTRADLQTRVGALLQAVSGLTAARQTQIFAQRLLPAEAEIGLKMTAYAAGMDQKLNSGDRTVDRFRTRDQHRLIIGLMAGTALLFAGLFWLMATRVTAPLQKASDAILRLSEGDLDMPLPQRSEGKDEIAALWNAIGVLTFRAKQAKITAEALERLHQEREMQLRAVFVD, encoded by the coding sequence ATGCTGGGCATTGCCCTGACAGATTTCAATAATTTCGATCAGGTGCTCGACAAGGATCAGAGCACCGTGAACGAACTTGCTACCGTTAGCCAGCTTCGCGCCAGTCTCGATATTATCCAATCCGAAACACAGGCACTGGCGGCCAGAAACGGCCCGCCGACACGTGTCCTGAAAAGCCAGCTATCCAGTGATCTCCACCCGGCCATCGCCGATCTGACGGCGTGGGAAAAGGGTGCCCAACCCACAAGTCTGTCGACCAGAGCCGATCTGCAAACCCGTGTCGGTGCCCTGTTGCAGGCTGTATCGGGTCTGACCGCGGCGAGGCAGACCCAGATTTTTGCGCAGCGGCTGCTGCCCGCTGAAGCGGAGATCGGGTTAAAAATGACAGCCTATGCCGCCGGAATGGATCAGAAACTGAATAGTGGCGACAGAACCGTCGACCGGTTTCGCACGCGCGACCAGCACCGCCTGATAATCGGTCTGATGGCGGGCACGGCCCTGTTGTTTGCCGGCCTGTTCTGGCTGATGGCCACCAGGGTAACGGCACCGCTGCAAAAAGCCTCGGATGCGATCCTGCGCCTTTCGGAGGGCGATCTCGACATGCCTCTGCCCCAGCGCAGCGAGGGCAAGGATGAGATTGCCGCCCTGTGGAACGCGATCGGTGTGCTGACCTTTCGCGCCAAACAGGCGAAAATTACCGCCGAGGCGCTGGAGCGATTGCATCAGGAGCGCGAAATGCAGTTGCGGGCAGTCTTCGTTGATTAA
- a CDS encoding helix-turn-helix transcriptional regulator: MRNADPNLYEAIPRPVIAIGNDYPPAFELAHHTHARAQLLYPAKGVVTVDTTHGAWVVPLERAVWIPAGVPHAVSMVGAVRTRSVLISDGYCPARAGHCEVLAVSPLLRALLMEAVDLEAEYAEQGRDGLVMKLLMAEIDRAPIIPLSVPFPQSPALRARCHAFVARPDAGETIDKWAENLHLNRRAFTRLFRRETGMSFAEWRQQACVLAALPRLALGEPVTMIALDLGYDSPAAFSTMFRRWLGAPPSRYRRDDA; encoded by the coding sequence ATGCGCAATGCCGATCCGAACCTCTATGAGGCCATCCCTCGGCCTGTCATCGCCATCGGCAATGACTATCCGCCCGCCTTCGAGCTGGCGCACCATACGCACGCCCGCGCCCAGCTCCTCTATCCGGCGAAAGGGGTGGTGACGGTCGATACCACGCATGGCGCCTGGGTGGTGCCGCTCGAGCGCGCGGTGTGGATCCCGGCGGGCGTGCCCCACGCGGTCAGCATGGTCGGGGCCGTGCGCACGCGCTCGGTGCTGATCTCGGACGGCTATTGCCCGGCGCGCGCCGGTCATTGCGAGGTGCTGGCCGTCTCGCCCCTGCTGCGGGCCCTGCTGATGGAGGCGGTCGATCTGGAGGCCGAATACGCCGAACAGGGCCGTGACGGGCTGGTGATGAAGCTGTTAATGGCCGAAATCGACCGCGCGCCGATCATTCCGCTGTCGGTGCCGTTTCCGCAAAGCCCGGCCTTGCGGGCGCGCTGCCATGCCTTTGTGGCGCGGCCCGATGCGGGTGAAACCATCGACAAATGGGCCGAAAACCTCCACCTGAACCGCCGCGCCTTCACGCGCCTGTTCCGCCGCGAAACCGGCATGAGCTTTGCCGAATGGCGGCAGCAGGCCTGTGTGCTGGCGGCCCTGCCACGGCTGGCTCTGGGCGAGCCGGTGACCATGATCGCGCTCGATCTCGGCTATGACAGCCCGGCGGCGTTTTCGACCATGTTCCGGCGTTGGCTCGGTGCCCCGCCCAGCCGTTACCGGCGCGATGATGCCTGA
- a CDS encoding FadR/GntR family transcriptional regulator translates to MSTSQQPDRLYRRVADQIIIAIAQGTYGLGEKLPAERELAEAFGVSRPTVREAMIALELQGIIEIRDRSGIYITQTKNLPAESLSNPPDLNVGAFELIEARILIESDAAGIAAEGATASDLDILRTYIKSMDSDDVEICEQADRDFHVHIASMTHNGALIAMVELLWDLRKKSPLASQIMSRAQGGGLEARLSEHAAIMKAIEAKDTVAARKAMQQHLEQVREYLLDATEAVEIDQLRTRLKLKRQAVINRTKRLKD, encoded by the coding sequence TTGAGTACCTCCCAGCAACCAGACAGACTCTATCGACGCGTCGCTGATCAAATCATTATTGCCATCGCGCAAGGTACCTATGGGCTGGGTGAAAAATTGCCAGCAGAGCGCGAACTGGCCGAAGCCTTTGGTGTCAGTCGACCAACCGTCAGAGAGGCCATGATTGCCCTCGAATTGCAGGGAATCATAGAGATTCGAGACCGGTCTGGCATTTATATAACCCAGACAAAAAACCTGCCGGCGGAAAGCCTGTCGAACCCACCCGATTTGAATGTGGGCGCATTTGAACTCATCGAAGCCCGGATCCTCATTGAAAGCGATGCGGCCGGTATCGCGGCCGAGGGTGCTACGGCGAGTGATCTGGATATACTGAGGACATACATAAAGAGTATGGACTCAGACGATGTGGAAATTTGTGAGCAGGCGGATCGTGATTTCCACGTCCATATCGCCTCAATGACCCACAATGGCGCTCTTATCGCCATGGTCGAATTGCTTTGGGATTTACGCAAAAAATCTCCCCTCGCCTCACAAATTATGAGTCGCGCCCAAGGTGGCGGCCTGGAAGCGCGCCTTTCCGAGCATGCGGCCATCATGAAAGCCATTGAAGCCAAAGATACGGTAGCCGCACGCAAGGCCATGCAACAGCATCTGGAACAGGTTCGAGAATATTTGCTGGATGCCACGGAAGCTGTGGAAATAGACCAGCTTCGAACGCGACTAAAGCTAAAACGCCAAGCCGTAATTAATCGCACAAAAAGATTAAAGGACTGA
- a CDS encoding TonB-dependent receptor plug domain-containing protein, giving the protein MQPKHQTYCAIRSTLLCATVLSGLGGASAFAQDAQKSKAKPASDDSTVVVVTGYRASLQNATRAKKDSTNFTETVFSEDIGKFPDLNMAEALQRVPGMIVTRDAFTGEGTQIVVRALPSNFTQVTMNGNRIAMATDNGISGSSSTDRQVDLDSFPTGLFNRIDVSKTPSADELEGGVAGTVNLQNVRPFDHKGDHAVLAVQDTYGVNAKKFSPRITGVWSKTWDKFGALVGFSSTERKLYTAGYETLGYGDPNFNNFCGSCDPAVTKDSSGNFINPEGSNQWAWSPTVYSYTGNGLTPGTLSEAQLLALNPGMTEDTMKGAKMPRLGRAALLDGTSRTKVGLIALQYRPSPIHSWFL; this is encoded by the coding sequence ATGCAACCGAAACACCAGACTTATTGCGCCATCAGGTCAACGCTCCTCTGCGCCACAGTGCTGAGCGGGCTTGGCGGTGCCTCAGCCTTTGCTCAGGATGCCCAGAAGAGCAAGGCCAAGCCCGCCAGCGACGATTCCACAGTCGTTGTGGTTACAGGTTACCGCGCTTCATTGCAAAATGCCACGCGCGCCAAAAAGGATTCCACCAATTTCACGGAAACCGTCTTTTCAGAAGATATTGGCAAGTTTCCCGACCTGAACATGGCCGAAGCCCTGCAACGCGTTCCCGGCATGATTGTTACGCGCGACGCCTTTACCGGCGAGGGCACGCAGATCGTCGTGCGGGCCCTGCCGTCAAACTTCACCCAAGTCACGATGAATGGCAACCGGATCGCCATGGCGACGGACAACGGCATTTCCGGATCAAGCTCGACCGACCGCCAGGTCGATCTCGATTCTTTCCCCACCGGCCTTTTCAATCGCATCGACGTTTCTAAGACGCCGAGCGCAGATGAGTTGGAAGGCGGCGTGGCGGGTACGGTGAATCTGCAAAACGTGCGCCCCTTCGATCACAAGGGCGATCACGCTGTCCTCGCCGTTCAGGATACCTATGGCGTCAATGCCAAGAAATTTTCTCCGCGTATTACGGGCGTGTGGTCCAAAACGTGGGATAAGTTCGGTGCTCTGGTTGGCTTTTCCAGCACTGAGCGCAAACTTTATACTGCCGGCTATGAAACCCTCGGCTACGGCGATCCCAACTTCAATAATTTCTGTGGATCTTGCGATCCAGCGGTCACCAAGGATTCGTCAGGTAACTTTATTAATCCCGAGGGGTCGAACCAATGGGCCTGGAGCCCGACGGTGTATTCATACACTGGTAATGGACTGACACCAGGAACTCTGAGCGAAGCCCAGCTGCTTGCTTTGAATCCCGGCATGACCGAAGACACGATGAAGGGCGCCAAAATGCCGCGCCTCGGTCGCGCCGCCCTTCTTGACGGAACGTCAAGAACTAAGGTCGGGCTGATCGCCCTGCAATATCGCCCTAGCCCGATCCATTCATGGTTCCTGTGA
- a CDS encoding IS1380 family transposase has translation MDQITDLPFDLPSVSRKKVTAAFDGGRISSDGGVMLLSAAERQIGIIDRLWRLIPDRRNPLLVTHSVASILKARIFAIACGYEDGNDLGSLRTDPAFKLACGRLPEEGKDLCSQPTLSRWENAPDLRSLIRLTYALVDQYCHSFGSAIPAEITLDIDDTVDVVHGRQQLSFFNAHEGEYCFKPIHVYDVATGRPVVVILRPGKTPSGKEVRSWVRKIVRRIRKHWPKTHITLRGDGHYARPEVMAWAERKGVDYIFGLPGSKPLHAKVEAFADHIRVVRAEQQAAAVRGYTEVRHGAQSWGRERRVIARIEATPLGLDNRFVVTSLGDPDPETLYAKLYCARGNAENLIKLHKTQLKSDRTSCRCPLANQMRLILHTAAYWLMLTVRDQIPKAHKLATAEFNTIRLRLLKIGARITETSHRIRIAFAAACPEASLFRHIMAALKPAPA, from the coding sequence ATGGACCAGATTACCGATCTTCCGTTCGATTTGCCAAGCGTTTCGCGCAAGAAAGTCACGGCTGCTTTCGATGGCGGTCGTATCAGTTCCGACGGCGGCGTCATGCTTTTGTCTGCCGCGGAACGCCAGATCGGGATCATCGACCGGCTTTGGCGGCTCATTCCAGACCGTCGCAATCCGTTGCTGGTGACACACTCGGTGGCGTCAATCTTGAAGGCTCGGATCTTCGCCATCGCCTGCGGGTATGAAGATGGCAATGACCTGGGCTCTCTGCGCACCGACCCTGCGTTCAAGCTCGCCTGCGGCCGTCTTCCCGAGGAAGGCAAGGATCTGTGCTCGCAACCCACGCTGTCGCGTTGGGAGAATGCCCCAGATCTTCGTAGCCTGATCCGGCTGACCTACGCCCTGGTCGATCAGTATTGCCATAGCTTTGGCTCGGCCATCCCGGCTGAGATCACGCTCGATATCGACGACACGGTCGACGTCGTCCATGGCCGCCAGCAGTTGTCGTTCTTCAACGCCCATGAAGGCGAGTATTGCTTCAAGCCTATCCACGTCTACGACGTGGCCACGGGTCGGCCGGTCGTGGTCATTCTGCGGCCAGGTAAAACACCTTCCGGCAAAGAGGTGCGTAGCTGGGTCCGCAAGATCGTGCGCCGGATCCGCAAACACTGGCCCAAAACTCACATTACCCTGCGCGGCGACGGGCATTACGCCAGACCCGAGGTCATGGCCTGGGCCGAGCGCAAGGGCGTCGACTATATCTTCGGACTGCCCGGCTCCAAGCCCTTGCATGCCAAGGTCGAAGCCTTTGCCGATCATATCCGTGTCGTTCGCGCCGAACAGCAAGCCGCCGCCGTTCGCGGCTACACCGAAGTCCGCCATGGCGCCCAATCCTGGGGGCGCGAGCGCCGCGTCATTGCTCGTATCGAAGCCACGCCGCTTGGTCTCGACAACCGTTTCGTCGTGACGTCCCTGGGCGATCCCGATCCTGAGACCCTATACGCCAAGCTCTATTGCGCCCGGGGCAATGCGGAGAACTTGATCAAGCTGCACAAGACCCAGCTTAAAAGCGACCGCACCTCCTGCCGTTGCCCCCTGGCCAACCAGATGCGTCTGATCCTCCACACCGCCGCCTATTGGCTCATGCTCACCGTCAGGGATCAAATCCCAAAGGCCCACAAGCTGGCGACCGCAGAGTTCAATACCATCCGGTTGCGCTTACTGAAGATCGGCGCCCGGATCACCGAGACGTCTCATCGCATCAGGATCGCCTTCGCCGCCGCTTGCCCAGAGGCCAGTCTCTTCCGTCACATCATGGCCGCGCTCAAGCCCGCACCTGCATGA